One window of Candidatus Polarisedimenticolia bacterium genomic DNA carries:
- a CDS encoding DUF4388 domain-containing protein — MALQGTLKDFSLADILQLIGMQKKTGVLTLKGRDETVTVSFLDGSVVAADSLPKRLEDRLGTVLVKSRQITQQQLQDALKVQKQTMKRLGSILVEQRAVSQQAIREALRIQVTQSIYRLFRWRDGAYHFAQDQKLDYDHENVEPLSAESILMEGARILDEWPMIEERIGPFTGIYRRTGAAEKALAGTDRSGPVLTGEDKIVLHEVDGIRSVQDLVESTPYSEFDTSRVLYELIGRHMIERVPAPVSGPAAPAKAAVKPAPAAAPVTVPAAAPAGVERAASREKRSALTLVVLLLAAGSIATAVHNPLNGLAVLQLGDPVSASLLRQASLSRMERIRYALQVYFLQNKGFPKDLNYLVLGGLLRSADLKDPWGSEYLYRPLAGGFELQGKDRAGVADPTLSLRSTTSMH, encoded by the coding sequence ATGGCGCTGCAGGGAACGCTCAAGGACTTCAGCCTGGCCGACATCCTCCAGCTCATCGGGATGCAGAAGAAAACGGGTGTGCTGACGCTCAAGGGCAGGGATGAAACCGTGACCGTCTCCTTCCTGGACGGCAGCGTGGTGGCCGCTGATTCGTTGCCAAAGCGGCTGGAGGACCGGCTGGGAACGGTCCTGGTCAAATCGCGCCAGATCACCCAGCAGCAGCTGCAGGATGCCTTGAAGGTCCAGAAGCAGACGATGAAGCGGCTGGGCAGCATCCTGGTGGAGCAGAGGGCGGTGAGCCAGCAGGCAATCCGCGAGGCGCTGCGAATCCAGGTGACGCAGTCGATATACCGGCTGTTCCGCTGGCGGGACGGGGCCTACCACTTCGCTCAGGATCAGAAGCTCGACTACGACCACGAGAACGTAGAGCCGCTCAGCGCCGAGAGCATTCTGATGGAAGGGGCGCGGATCCTGGACGAGTGGCCGATGATCGAGGAGCGCATCGGTCCGTTCACCGGGATCTACCGCAGGACGGGAGCCGCTGAGAAGGCGCTCGCGGGCACCGATCGCTCCGGACCGGTTCTCACCGGCGAGGACAAGATCGTCCTGCACGAAGTGGATGGCATCCGATCGGTCCAGGACCTCGTGGAGAGCACGCCGTACAGCGAGTTCGACACCAGCAGGGTCCTGTACGAGCTCATCGGCCGGCACATGATCGAGCGCGTGCCGGCGCCTGTATCCGGACCCGCAGCGCCGGCAAAAGCTGCCGTCAAGCCGGCACCCGCGGCTGCGCCGGTGACGGTGCCCGCTGCGGCGCCGGCGGGGGTGGAGCGCGCGGCGTCGAGGGAGAAGCGCTCGGCTCTCACGCTGGTCGTGTTGCTGCTCGCCGCCGGCTCGATCGCCACGGCGGTGCACAACCCGCTCAACGGGCTGGCGGTTTTGCAGCTGGGCGACCCGGTGTCGGCCAGCCTCCTGCGGCAGGCGAGCCTGAGCCGGATGGAGCGGATTCGCTACGCGCTGCAGGTCTACTTTCTCCAGAACAAGGGATTCCCGAAAGACCTCAATTATCTCGTCCTGGGAGGACTCTTGCGCTCCGCCGATCTCAAGGATCCCTGGGGATCGGAGTATCTGTACCGACCCTTGGCCGGGGGATTCGAGCTCCAGGGCAAGGACCGGGCGGGGGTCGCGGATCCGACGCTTTCGTTGCGATCGACGACGTCGATGCACTGA
- a CDS encoding tetratricopeptide repeat protein, with amino-acid sequence MQESLADLWLRRKALLEKNDLAAARRQVDLMRDILRREGSPIASDMAGAFLAEGNRALSARNRTRALESFHLASEFSPDDPGAYFGVARTLWSQERDFLGAAGALLQGLRASLRQPPARAALLGNLVMALLLGSVAAACLWILLGTLRTIRLGHHDFYEVGLKRLSAPAARAAAWAICLLPVFLWLSGWWLLAYLLILALPYLTRRERVLSFVASLCLLVALPVLFWVDRETAGATNPPGRILLESAGSANPDRADYLEKLAAQEPGVSLYHFLLAQAYHASGSAEAALQEYRQVQHMEPGNARAWINSGNLFYSRDQFAQAVDEYRHATQADSESAIAYYNLSLALQGALRLEEADQAFKRARELDNALITSTLASGSEDGGRQPVEAGYSAAEVQEMQKKIAPHRPATRSWIRPWISPMALAGALGILGCLALPVLGRSWGLGRAQRCRRCGEPFCRKCQVGMRREDGMCTACRHLYVLKDPIAPDARGRRERKVAAHERWEWISRRLVSLVLPGAGQIHGGRTFWGAALLWLACIGGASLLLAGRTLAYPGIPVMDATLAVRLLAVAMIGMAWLLANSLAFEKRS; translated from the coding sequence GACATCCTGCGCCGCGAGGGAAGCCCGATCGCCTCCGACATGGCGGGCGCCTTCCTGGCGGAAGGGAACCGGGCGCTTTCAGCGCGCAACCGGACGCGGGCGCTGGAGAGCTTTCACCTCGCCTCGGAGTTCTCCCCCGACGATCCGGGGGCCTATTTCGGAGTGGCGCGGACGCTGTGGAGCCAGGAGCGCGATTTCCTGGGAGCGGCCGGCGCCCTCCTGCAAGGTCTGCGCGCGTCGCTGCGGCAGCCTCCGGCGCGGGCGGCGCTGCTGGGCAATCTGGTCATGGCGCTCCTGCTGGGGAGCGTGGCGGCGGCCTGCCTGTGGATTCTCCTGGGTACCCTGCGGACGATCCGCCTCGGCCATCACGATTTCTACGAGGTGGGCCTGAAGCGTCTGTCGGCCCCCGCGGCCCGGGCGGCTGCCTGGGCCATCTGCCTGCTGCCGGTGTTTCTGTGGCTGTCCGGCTGGTGGCTCCTCGCCTACCTTCTAATCCTGGCGCTGCCTTACTTGACCCGGCGGGAGCGTGTGCTCAGCTTCGTCGCTTCCCTCTGCCTGCTGGTGGCGCTGCCGGTCCTGTTCTGGGTGGACCGCGAGACGGCCGGCGCCACGAATCCCCCCGGGAGAATCCTGCTCGAGTCGGCCGGCTCGGCGAACCCGGATCGCGCCGACTATCTCGAGAAGCTGGCGGCACAGGAGCCCGGGGTGAGCCTCTATCACTTCCTCCTGGCCCAGGCCTACCACGCGAGCGGCTCGGCGGAGGCGGCGCTGCAGGAATACCGGCAGGTGCAGCACATGGAACCCGGCAACGCCCGGGCCTGGATCAACTCGGGGAACCTGTTCTACTCGCGTGATCAGTTCGCGCAGGCGGTCGACGAGTACCGGCACGCCACCCAGGCCGATTCCGAATCGGCAATCGCTTATTACAACCTGTCGCTGGCGCTGCAGGGGGCGCTGCGCCTGGAGGAGGCGGACCAGGCCTTCAAGCGAGCGCGGGAGCTGGACAATGCCCTGATCACCTCGACGCTCGCCTCCGGATCGGAGGACGGAGGACGTCAGCCGGTGGAAGCCGGCTACTCGGCGGCGGAAGTCCAGGAGATGCAGAAGAAGATAGCGCCCCACCGGCCGGCCACACGGTCCTGGATCCGGCCCTGGATCTCGCCGATGGCGCTGGCGGGGGCCCTCGGGATTCTGGGTTGCCTGGCGCTGCCGGTTCTGGGCCGGTCGTGGGGGCTGGGCCGGGCGCAGCGTTGCCGCCGCTGCGGCGAGCCCTTCTGCCGGAAATGCCAGGTGGGGATGCGGCGCGAAGATGGAATGTGCACCGCCTGCCGGCACCTGTACGTCCTGAAGGATCCGATCGCGCCCGACGCGCGCGGCCGGCGAGAGCGCAAGGTCGCGGCGCACGAGCGCTGGGAATGGATCTCACGGCGGCTGGTGTCGCTGGTATTGCCGGGGGCGGGGCAGATCCATGGCGGGCGCACCTTCTGGGGGGCGGCGTTGCTCTGGCTGGCCTGCATCGGTGGCGCTTCGCTGCTGCTGGCGGGGCGGACGCTGGCCTATCCGGGGATCCCGGTCATGGACGCCACCCTCGCGGTGCGCCTCCTGGCGGTCGCGATGATAGGAATGGCCTGGCTTTTGGCGAACAGTCTGGCTTTCGAGAAGAGGAGCTGA